One region of Theileria equi strain WA chromosome 4 map unlocalized gcontig_1105316255039, whole genome shotgun sequence genomic DNA includes:
- a CDS encoding conserved hypothetical protein (encoded by transcript BEWA_052870A), which yields MPAGTEGGKKKPLKAPKKVVIQTEEDIEFKKKESENRKLMEAARNELLAKKAGKKK from the exons ATGCCAGCTGGAACTGAG GGTGGTAAAAAAAAGCCCTTGAAGGCCCCAAAGAAGGTTGTGATCCAGACAGAGGAAGATATTGAGTTCAAGAAAAAGGAATCAGAGAATAGAAA GCTCATGGAGGCAGCAAGAAACGAACTGTTGGCCAAAAAGGCTGGAAAAAAGAAGTGA
- a CDS encoding hypothetical protein (encoded by transcript BEWA_052800A), whose product MEILLDTSTQVDGTSRINNLSIKRRIYYNKDIEVASFVDIDPDSIKELGKDSHYDTKKYEICTIEEDLFNIEPFIRKNRQEIKDGASANASVEIKVKCGLLNFRGIPSLFKMKQKIKARIKYLHTLEPLPLSYSSIEHRSEYDPCNFFKIVIESVRNEILNLSSEPQNNIRLFINSFEVDPSILKKEGRIFDAITQSIVDSRTLYIQILKLQALAAGQQFVGSAIYSAIQSTRYLIDTKPTVKHGELCTSHSVIEENLMTVSKCLHKLVANSPSKNAYKVQHIFQLCGKMLLFKLIRMFCALLLHSKKYKFSSKNSSLSLHRSKLCLFNSIAMQSTNSVKYLKRSNGIFNGPVGLDQFESAEIFSRKLFSVLHHYKHYRNVTINQILEEVKITYTVTLAWINLYLTGRVAMDLSVIMNILYNSNDRNIMHRISLVDVNIKSMSKIYR is encoded by the coding sequence ATGGAAATTTTACTGGATACTTCAACTCAAGTCGACGGAACTAGTAGAATAAACAACCTTTCAATTAAGAGGCGCATATACTATAACAAAGACATTGAAGTTGCTTCATTTGTAGACATTGACCCAGATTCTATAAAAGAACTTGGAAAAGACTCTCATTATGACACTAAAAAGTACGAGATTTGTACAATAGAAGAAGATCTCTTCAATATAGAACCGTTTATACGGAAAAATCGTCAGGAAATTAAAGATGGCGCATCAGCCAATGCCTCCGTTGAAATAAAAGTAAAGTGTGGATTGCTTAATTTTAGGGGTATTCCAAGCCTATTTAAAATGAAACAGAAGATAAAAGCACGTATCAAATATTTGCATACTCTTGAACCCCTGCCTTTATCATACAGTAGCATAGAACACAGATCAGAGTATGACCCTTGTAActtttttaaaattgttatAGAATCTGTAAGGaatgaaattttaaacctATCATCTGAACCTCAAAATAATATTAGACtgtttataaattcttTCGAAGTTGATCCTAGCATATTAAAGAAGGAAGGAAGAATTTTTGATGCAATCACTCAATCTATTGTTGATTCTAGGACTTTATATATCCAGATACTAAAACTTCAAGCACTTGCAGCAGGTCAACAATTTGTGGGTTCAGCAATTTATTCCGCTATCCAATCGACTAGATATCTAATAGATACCAAGCCTACAGTGAAGCATGGAGAACTTTGCACGAGTCATAGTGTTATCGAAGAGAATTTGATGACAGTTAGTAAGTGCCTGCATAAACTTGTGGCTAATTCACCTTCAAAAAACGCATATAAAGTTCAacatatttttcaattATGCGGGAAAATGTTACTATTTAAACTAATTCGCATGTTTTGTGCATTATTACTTCACTCgaaaaaatacaaatttagCAGTAAAAACTCCTCCCTATCGCTGCATAGATCAAAGCTTTGCCTCTTTAATAGCATAGCTATGCAATCAACTAATagtgtaaaatatttgaaaaggagTAATGGTATTTTCAATGGCCCTGTGGGATTGGACCAATTTGAAAGTGctgaaatattttcaagaaAATTATTCTCTGTCCTGCATCATTATAAACATTACAGAAATGTAACAATAAACCAAATATTAGAAGAAGTCAAAATAACATACACCGTCACACTTGCATGGATAAATCTTTACCTTACTGGAAGAGTTGCCATGGACCTTTCTGTAATTATGAACATCCTATACAATTCTAACGACAGAAATATAATGCATAGGATTTCCCTCGTCGATGTTAATATAAAATCAATGAGCAAGATATACAGGTAA
- a CDS encoding conserved hypothetical protein (encoded by transcript BEWA_052820A), with translation MSKADVELDESKLSPMEARISFLADAAILFAEEMPKVSHNMMRDALRFLKDSNMEIAAGHYLHICKRCGVVKVPCANTIVRCEKSNKRQRRKLKRRHRVKKIKEAGISVKIDSTMVHKNVMVLKYYIP, from the exons ATGTCTAAGGCCGATGTGGAATTAGACGAATCTAAACTGTCTCCTATGGAGGCTAGAATCAGTTTTCTTGCTGATGCAGCAATTCTATTTGCTGAAGAAATGCCAAAAGTATCGCATAACATGAT GAGAGACGCATTGCGTTTTCTAAAAGATTCAAATATGG AGATTGCAGCTGGTCATTacctacacatttgcaaaAGATGCGGAGTAGTAAAGGTTCCCTGTGCGAATACAATTGTACGATGTGAAAAAAGTAATAAAaggcaaagaagaaaat TAAAAAGAAGACATAGAGTAAAGAAAATCAAAGAAGCCGGTATATCTGTGAAAATAGATTCCACAATGGTCCACAAGAATGTAATGGTACTCAAATATTATATACCGTAA
- a CDS encoding conserved hypothetical protein (encoded by transcript BEWA_052850A) gives MYVYGNLFSYILQLEKQLSNLQSQEDDFDESDDNRSAIADKGRYRCFAKLLLNPYIIRNNSCVNEKHRSGDVEYQLDTLLDEVEDIKDHTERYWIDMDIDRKDYEGALNIITVSKILRKKKPFIDTWCLLYVTPEMRNGSVENYLKNLPNRFDIYQLEDDLLRNNLRQQITLLTYMERKKIAHNNIKPSNVLISQDGLKLLLSDFCPKTLFIERCYKVNQGKLNMHSFISPELMLLLADKIPFNSPELSNDIVANLNRFQHLDFAERIDAFLHKNDVFCLGLVYYHLLTLTIPKMDEQLVYQDMIDDLNKLRDTRDMGLIDMVLRMLQFDPSFRPSWAELLEDFE, from the exons ATGTATGTTTACGGAAATTTATTCTCATATATTTTGCAGTTGGAAAAGCAGTTGTCAAATTTACAATCTCAAGAGGAT GATTTTGATGAATCAGATGACAATCGCAGTGCTATTGCAGATAAGGGTCGTTACAGATGCTTTGCAAAATTG TTACTAAACCCTTATATAATCAGAAACAATTCGTGTGTAAATGAGAAACATCGATCAGGAGATGTCGAATATCAGCTGGATACTCTTTTAGATGAAG TTGAGGATATCAAGGATCACACGGAGAGATACTGGATTGACATGGATATTGACAGGAAAGATTATGAGGGTGCTTTGAATATTATAACCGTCTCAAAAATtttgaggaagaagaaaccCTTTATTGATACATGGTGTTTATTATATGTAAC ACCCGAAATGAGAAACGGCTCAGTTGAAAACTACCTGAAAAATCTACCAAATAGATTTGACATTTACCAGTTGGAGGACGATCTTTTGCGGAATAATTTAAGGCAGCAAATTACACTCTTGACTTACATGGAAAGGAAAAAAATAGCCCACAACAATATAAAACCAAGCAATGTTTTAATATCGCAAGATGGGCTAAAATTGCTCCTTTCAGACTTTTGCCCAAAGA CATTGTTCATTGAGCGGTGCTACAAGGTTAACCAAGGGAAACTAAATATGCATTCGTTCATATCACCGGAATTGATGCTTTTGTTGGCTGATAAAATCCCATTCAACTCCCCAGAGCTTTCAAATGATATCGTGGCGAATCTAAATCGATTTCAACATCTGGATTTCGCGGAAAGAATAGATGCGTTTCTCCATAAAAACGATGTTTTCTGCTTGGGCTTAGTCTATTATCATCTGTTAACGCTAACAATCCCTAAAATG GACGAGCAGTTGGTATACCAAGACATGATAGACGATTTGAACAAACTACGAGATACGCGTGATATGG GTCTCATAGATATGGTCTTGAGAATGTTACAGTTTGATCCATCCTTCAGACCATCATGGGCTGAACTACTTGAAGATTTTGAGTAA
- a CDS encoding elongation factor Tu family member (encoded by transcript BEWA_052860A) produces MLGGGVLLRFGANLSRYSTRGNQRHFVGVIGGNEVIISPDFTALKHMNGSFRSFAVGVFVRNKEHLNIGTIGHVDHGKTTLTAALTKICSAAGVGEYTPYDAIDKAPEERKRGITICATHVEYETEKRHYGHVDCPGHADYVKNMISGAAQMDGAILVVSAPDGPMPQTREHILLAKQIGVPRLVVYLNKLDLVEDSELLELVELEIRELLSEYKYDGDSTPIVKGSATKALNDDPASVQSIKDLLKACDDFLATPERKADLPLLMAVDDVLSIPGKGTVATGRIEQGKIKPGDNVEIVGGKKVGKKSVCVGLEMFRKTLSEGIAGDQVGVLLKGVKKDEIFRGYVVSAPGKYSCHDSFEADVYILTFEEGGRKNAFVSNYRPQAFIRTGDISCSVHLPEDVQMAAPGDSLHCTINLLHPMPIHEGLRFALREGGKTVASGIISKIVS; encoded by the coding sequence ATGTTAGGTGGTGGAGTATTGCTCCGTTTTGGAGCCAATTTGTCCCGCTATTCGACAAGGGGAAATCAACGTCATTTTGTTGGCGTAATCGGTGGAAATGAAGTTATTATATCGCCAGATTTTACAGCTTTAAAGCATATGAATGGTTCATTTCGTTCTTTTGCGGTTGGTGTGTTCGTACGTAACAAGGAACATTTGAATATTGGCACAATCGGCCATGTGGACCATGGGAAGACGACATTGACAGCTGCATTGACAAAAATCTGTAGCGCTGCTGGCGTAGGAGAATATACTCCTTATGACGCCATAGATAAAGCGCCTGAAGAGCGGAAACGTGGTATTACCATTTGCGCTACTCACGTTGAGTACGAGACTGAGAAGAGACATTATGGTCATGTTGACTGCCCAGGTCACGCAGATTACGTGAAGAACATGATTTCTGGAGCAGCCCAAATGGATGGAGCCATATTGGTTGTATCCGCTCCAGATGGTCCTATGCCCCAAACACGTGAGCATATCTTGTTGGCAAAGCAAATTGGTGTACCAAGGTTGGTAGTATATCTGAACAAGCTCGATCTTGTTGAGGATTCCGAGCTGTTGGAATTGGTGGAGCTTGAAATCCGTGAATTACTCTCAGAATACAAGTATGATGGTGATTCCACACCTATCGTAAAAGGCTCCGCAACAAAGGCTCTTAATGATGATCCAGCATCAGTACAATCCATAAAGGACCTGTTAAAGGCGTGCGATGATTTCTTGGCCACACCGGAGAGAAAGGCTGATTTGCCTCTTCTCATGGCTGTTGACGATGTTCTGTCCATCCCTGGTAAGGGTACTGTTGCCACAGGAAGAATCGAGCAGGGAAAGATTAAGCCAGGTGACAATGTTGAGATTGTTGGGGGTAAGAAAGTTGGAAAGAAGAGTGTTTGTGTTGGCTTGGAAATGTTCAGAAAGACATTGAGTGAAGGTATTGCTGGAGATCAAGTTGGAGTTTTGCTCAAGGGTGTTAAAAAGGATGAGATTTTCAGAGGGTACGTAGTTTCTGCTCCAGGCAAATACTCATGCCACGATTCATTTGAAGCCGATGTCTACATTTTGACATTTGAAGAGGGTGGTAGGAAGAATGCCTTTGTTTCCAACTATAGACCACAAGCATTTATAAGGACCGGTGATATTAGCTGCTCAGTACACCTTCCAGAAGATGTCCAAATGGCAGCTCCTGGAGATAGTTTGCACTGCACAATCAACCTATTGCATCCCATGCCAATTCACGAGGGTTTAAGATTTGCTCTTAGGGAGGGTGGCAAAACAGTTGCCTCTGGaatcatttccaaaattgtTTCGTAA
- a CDS encoding conserved hypothetical protein (encoded by transcript BEWA_052830A): MASEKAKPTPLLYLAVKILSNHGLKKTIKRLGKEYKCKKLKAKHLPKEIRDIDIDSIVPIVFGIEKNTEKVKESNAVSNTSVIAGFVKSPNGLPGTIETPTPVETQEKPHTPTGSSGTPFRRIDNELWFDRIEKEELKVNSYKAKHDPFVLKAAEELSKVKGKDFRHEKSKKKKASWKGSGEITNVVNSISFDDSDDGD; encoded by the exons ATGGCATCGGAAAAAGCAAAACCAACTCCACTTTTATATTTGGCGGTGAAGATTCTTTCCAACCATGGCCTAAAGAAGACAATAAAGAGACTAGGAAAGGAGTACAAATGTAAGAAG CTTAAGGCAAAGCACCTTCCAAAAGAGATTAGGGATATAGACATCGACAGTATTGTTCCAATTGTTTTTGGTATTGAGAAAAATACTGAAAAAGTAAAAGAAAGTAATGCAGTATCAAATACTAGCGTGATTGCTGGGTTCGTTAAGAGTCCCAACGGTCTTCCTGGTACTATTGAGACACCAACGCCGGTAGAAACACAAGAAAAGCCACATACACCTACCGGATCATCAG GTACTCCTTTCAGGAGAATAGATAACGAGCTTTGGTTTGATAGAATAGAAAAGGAGGAACTGAAAGTGAACTCTTATAAAGCAAAACATGACCCATTTGTTCTAAAAGCAGCAGAAGAGTTGAGTAAAGTTAAGGGAAAGGATTTTAGACATGAAAAATctaaaaagaagaaggcATCCTGGAAAGGATCAG GAGAGATTACTAATGTAGTTAATTCGATATCTTTCGATGATTCGGACGATGGTGACTGA
- a CDS encoding 40S ribosomal protein S3a, putative (encoded by transcript BEWA_052880A): MAVGKNKRVSKGKKGGKKKVIDPFSRKEWYNLKAPVMFNVRNFGQTLVTKTIGTKLATDGLKGRIFEVSLADLNADEDQAYRKIKLCCEDVQGRNCLTDFHGSSVTRDKLCSLIRKNYSLIEAFADVRTLDGYHLRMFCIGYTKRRPGQLKSTCYVRTSKIRLIHKKMVSVMTNEASSSTLRELVKKIIPESIGKEIEKACKSIFPLQNVLIRKIKVLKKPKFDLTKLMEVHSDLSGDSGHGMLIKESESATNLLTAEISSS; this comes from the exons ATGGCGGTTGGCAAGAATAAGCGCGTTAGCAAGGGAAAGAAGGGAGGAAAGAAGAAGGTCATTGACCCTTTCTCCCGTAAGGAATGGTACAATTTGAAGGCCCCTGTCATGTTCAACGTCCGCAACTTTGGACAGACATTGGTCACTAAAACTATCGGAACAA AGCTTGCCACTGATGGTTTGAAGGGTCGTATATTCGAGGTCAGCTTGGCTGATTTGAACGCTGATGAGGATCAGGCCTATCGTAAAATCAAATTGTGCTGTGAGGACGTTCAGGGTAGGAACTGCTTGACCGATTTCCATGGTTCAAGCGTTACTCGCGACAAGTTGTGCTCCTTGATTAGGAAGAACTACTCCCTTATTGAGGCCTTTGCCGATGTCAGGACCTTGGATGGCTACCATTTGCGTATGTTCTGCATTGGCTATACCAAGAGAAGACCAGGACAACTCAAGTCCACTTGCTATGTCAGAACTAGCAAGATCCGTCTCATCCACAAGAAGATGGTCTCTGTTATGACCAATGAGGCTTCTAGCAGCACACTTAGGGAGCTTGTAAAGAAAATCATCCCAGAATCCATTGGAAAGGAGATTGAGAAGGCCTGCAAATCTATTTTTCCTCTCCAGAATGTATTGATTAGGAAGATCAAGGTTCTTAAGAAACCCAAATTTGACT TGACCAAGTTGATGGAGGTCCACAGTGACCTTTCTGGCGACAGCGGCCATGGCATGCTTATCAAGGAGTCCGAGAGCGCCACAAACCTTCTAACTGCTGAGATTTCCTCAAGCTAA
- a CDS encoding protein kinase domain containing protein (encoded by transcript BEWA_052810A) — protein sequence MKPADPNCMFRRYWENVNKVLPLDSPGGSYKKRELHFDLEDYLEVERDSTVNAYEKRVVAEKRSRIDDGSENPQYIPRFHSMNHTTLVDNKIYAKTIDKNRNILPDRSIINTRVCTNDSQGDEELMSNILSEIRNNIQTISCDIEEKYKGYGCKSLYQKNMNDGYEFYNIPTVYLQCDQDIVDLYGWRYVNTLGEGSYGKVYLVRSDYTGEERAFKRMMLDEVLGLTPTILREIYALTVLKHKNIIPLDRIYLGDCRIYLSFPKINGGNIRQYIERYYPNGLPIEKVKEVSRQLIDALSYCHYKQIIHRDIKPENILCIISGDHGKADIELLKKVSTDLYNQLSGKNLIIPDQLSISSKVCTSKDLEFVVLSDFGLSRIQKPFDIPHGGNPIINSPLSPEVITLCYRPPELLLGDYYYSYPVDIWSLGCVIVEMITGRPLFDNTSELSLLLEIFKKFGKPSIEDWPEAASLPFMSFELPEMNKNPNPFAIFKECGKVIDDLCIDLLSKFVKIYPNNYICRMLMLNPKKRITAGDALMHEWFKTL from the exons ATGAAGCCTGCAGATCCCAATTGCATGTTCAGGAGATACTGGGAGAATGTTAACAAAGTTTTACCTCTTGATTCCCCTGGTGGAAGTTATAAAAAGAGAGAACTCCATTTTGATTTAGAAGATTATTTAGAAGTTGAAAGAGACTCAACAGTCAATGCTTATGAGAAAAGGGTTGTTGCAGAAAAGAGATCAAGGATAGATGATGGATCAGAGAATCCACAATACATACCTAGATTCCATTCAATGAATCATACCACATTAGTAGACAATAAAATATATGCAAAAACTATCGATAAAAATCGAAATATTCTTCCGGATAGATCTATAATAAATACGAGAGTTTGCACCAATGATAGCCAAGGAGACGAAGAACTAATGTCTAACATTCTCTCTGAAATAAGAAATAACATCCAAACTATTTCTTGTGACATAGAAGAAAAGTACAAAGGTTATGGATGTAAATCATTGTACCaaaaaaatatgaatgaCGGGTACGAATTTTATAATATACCAACGGTCTATTTGCAATGTGATCAAGACATAGTGGATTTATACGGGTGGAGATATGTAAATACACTAGGTGAGGGTTCATACGGAAAGGTTTATTTAGTTAGAAGTGATTATACTGGCGAGGAGCGTGCATTTAAGCGTATGATGCTAGATGAGGTATTAGGCCTTACTCCCACAATTTTGAGAGAGATTTATGCTTTAACAGTGTTAAAACACAAAAACATAATCCCATTGGACAGAATATACTTGGGAGACTGCAGAATATATCTATCatttccaaagataaatGGAGGGAATATAAGACAATATATCGAGAGATATTACCCAAATGGACTACCAATAGAAAAAGTGAAGGAAGTATCTAGGCAGTTAATTGATGCTCTTTCCTATTGTCATTATAAGCAAATTATACACAGGGATATAAAACCCGAGAATATTTTGTGTATAATTTCAGGTGATCACGGTAAGGCTGACATAGAGTTGCTCAAGAAGGTGTCAACTGATTTGTACAATCAGTTATCT GGAAAAAACTTAATAATTCCTGATCAGCTATCGATCAGTAGCAAAGTTTGTACAAGTAAAGATTTGGAATTCGTGGTTTTATCAGATTTTGGGCTAAGCAGAATACAGAAACCCTTTGATATTCCACATG GAGGGAACCCAATCATAAATAGTCCATTATCTCCGGAGGTCATTACACTATGTTACCGACCTCCTGAGTTGTTATTAGGCGACTATTATTATTCATACCCTGTGGACATTTGGTCTCTGGGATGTGTTATAGTAGAAATGATTACAGGAAGACCACTATTTGATAATACCTCAGAACTGAGCCTCCTATTAGAAATTTTCAAGAAATTTGGAAAACCATCTATTGAAGATTGGCCAGAAGCAGCTTCCCTTCCTTTTATG AGTTTTGAGTTACCGGAAATGAACAAAAACCCGAATCCATTTGCCATATTCAAGGAATGTGGAAAAGTAATTGACGATTTGTGTATCGACCTCTTATCGaagtttgtaaaaatatatcCAAACAATTACATATGCAGAATGTTGATGCTAAATCCAAAAAAGAGAATAACGGCTGGAGACGCTTTGATGCATGAGTGGTTCAAAACGCTATGA
- a CDS encoding conserved hypothetical protein (encoded by transcript BEWA_052840A) has translation MRDLSPISSYEEIEWPKEYLPLDPVPSSYQIGHCWKVDCIRDELIDSLVLELNKRRKILSHLERRMYNIQDGIKFTESDEDEEDE, from the exons ATGAGGGATTTATCTCCTATATCAAGCTACGAAGAGATAGAATGGCCGAAGGAATATCTGCCGCTGGATCCGGTCCCAA GTTCATACCAAATCGGACATTGCTGGAAAGTTGACTGTATAAGAGATGAGCTGATAGACTCCCTTGTGTTAGAACT GAATAAAAGGAGAAAAATTTTATCGCACCTGGAGAGACGCATGTATAACATTCAGGATGGAATAAAGTTCACAGAATCcgatgaagatgaagaagatgaataG